The proteins below come from a single Chloroflexota bacterium genomic window:
- a CDS encoding rhodanese-like domain-containing protein: MSADDQTFAEPFRRIQPEEARSLIESGQVTVVDVREPWEYERDHIAGAKLIPLARIIGSPTQITSDHVIFVCEVGQRSGVAAEVAASLGYENLYNLEGGMSAWRGHGYPVEK, encoded by the coding sequence ATGTCTGCCGACGATCAGACATTCGCCGAGCCGTTTCGACGCATTCAGCCAGAGGAGGCCCGGTCGCTGATCGAGAGCGGCCAGGTCACTGTGGTCGACGTCCGCGAGCCGTGGGAGTACGAGCGCGACCATATCGCGGGCGCGAAGCTGATCCCGCTGGCCCGGATCATCGGCTCGCCGACGCAGATCACCAGCGATCATGTGATCTTCGTCTGTGAGGTCGGGCAGCGGAGCGGCGTGGCCGCCGAGGTGGCCGCCTCGCTGGGCTACGAGAACCTCTACAACCTCGAAGGCGGCATGAGCGCCTGGCGCGGCCACGGCTACCCGGTCGAGAAGTAG
- the rlmN gene encoding 23S rRNA (adenine(2503)-C(2))-methyltransferase RlmN codes for MSQPLPLLPTPPDAVQIPGAASSALPCVLDLDQGALQAALVELGEKSFRAKQLYKALHSRLVGSWDEITDLPARLRTSLAEQYRLQSGELVVQAVSQDGTRKRLVRLAEGQEIETVAIPAVSPEGAKRLSVCVSTQAGCAMACTFCATGRMGLARNLTAGEIVDQVYGFGREAPDARPTHVVFMGMGEPLANYAATVAAVRRLSDPEGMNLSQRRITVSTSGLVPQMRRLADEGLEITLAISLHAPNDELRNSLMPVNQRFPLRDLMAAARAYAERTGRRVSFEYILLRGVNDGPAHAEQLAKLLPRRLSHVNLIPYNATDAEYQPTPPALARAFRDRLAELGLLATIRASRGRDIAAACGQLKAENRKRAAGR; via the coding sequence ATGTCTCAGCCGTTGCCGCTCCTCCCGACGCCCCCGGACGCCGTCCAGATCCCTGGCGCGGCCTCGTCGGCGTTGCCGTGCGTCCTCGATCTCGATCAGGGCGCGCTTCAGGCAGCCCTCGTCGAGCTGGGCGAGAAGTCGTTCCGTGCGAAGCAGTTGTACAAGGCGCTGCACAGTCGGCTGGTCGGCTCGTGGGACGAGATCACGGATCTGCCGGCTCGGTTGCGGACATCGCTGGCCGAACAGTATCGCCTGCAGTCTGGTGAGCTGGTGGTGCAGGCGGTCTCGCAAGACGGCACCCGCAAGCGGCTGGTCCGGCTGGCCGAGGGCCAGGAGATCGAGACGGTCGCCATTCCGGCCGTCTCGCCGGAGGGTGCGAAGCGGCTCTCGGTGTGCGTCTCGACGCAGGCCGGCTGTGCGATGGCCTGCACCTTCTGCGCCACCGGCCGCATGGGACTGGCCCGCAACCTGACCGCCGGCGAGATCGTCGATCAGGTGTACGGGTTCGGTCGGGAAGCGCCGGACGCTCGCCCGACGCACGTCGTCTTCATGGGGATGGGCGAGCCGCTGGCCAACTACGCGGCGACGGTGGCGGCGGTCCGCCGGCTGTCCGATCCCGAAGGCATGAACCTGAGCCAGCGGCGGATCACCGTCTCGACCAGCGGACTGGTGCCGCAGATGCGCCGCCTCGCCGACGAGGGCCTGGAGATCACCCTGGCGATCTCGCTGCACGCCCCGAACGACGAGCTTCGGAACTCGCTGATGCCGGTCAACCAGCGGTTCCCACTGCGCGACCTGATGGCGGCGGCCCGCGCCTACGCCGAGCGAACGGGTCGGCGGGTCAGCTTCGAGTACATCCTGCTGCGCGGCGTCAACGACGGCCCCGCGCACGCGGAGCAGTTGGCGAAGCTGTTGCCGCGCCGCCTCTCGCATGTCAACCTGATCCCGTACAACGCCACCGACGCCGAGTATCAGCCGACGCCGCCCGCCCTGGCCCGCGCGTTCCGCGACCGGCTGGCCGAGCTTGGGTTGTTGGCCACGATTCGGGCCAGCCGGGGCCGCGACATCGCGGCGGCATGCGGGCAGCTCAAGGCGGAGAATCGCAAGCGGGCCGCCGGTCGGTAG
- a CDS encoding iron-sulfur cluster assembly scaffold protein produces the protein MYGLAAADHLAHPRNLGKLSDADGVGHVDCPETDTQVTIYVRLGHTDDGVPLLRAARFRAFGCGGCIIAASIATDMATGQPFEQVRALTARAILAALDGGLPAEQRYCADLVVEALRLALESAAPAAT, from the coding sequence GTGTACGGTCTGGCGGCTGCTGACCACCTGGCGCACCCCCGCAATCTCGGCAAGCTGTCCGATGCCGATGGCGTCGGTCACGTCGACTGCCCCGAGACGGACACCCAGGTCACCATCTACGTGCGGCTCGGCCACACTGACGACGGTGTACCGCTCCTGCGCGCGGCGCGGTTTCGGGCGTTCGGCTGCGGCGGCTGCATCATCGCGGCCAGCATCGCGACGGACATGGCGACCGGTCAGCCGTTCGAGCAGGTTCGCGCCCTGACGGCCAGGGCGATCCTCGCCGCGCTGGACGGCGGTCTACCGGCCGAGCAGCGCTACTGCGCCGATCTGGTGGTCGAGGCCCTGCGGCTCGCACTCGAGAGCGCCGCGCCAGCGGCCACCTGA
- a CDS encoding NUDIX hydrolase, with amino-acid sequence MGYVEEMRQAIGSRPIIRPGVRAIIRNEEGSVLLQLRGDFHIWGLPAGGMEIGETVVEAMRREVFEETGLTVLRARPFGIYSNPAYTITYPNGDQAQPYATGFLVDEWTGTLTVDGDETLELRWFPLDSLPPPEQILPAHRRVFGDLQRFLNSGEFTVD; translated from the coding sequence GTGGGATACGTCGAAGAGATGCGGCAGGCCATCGGCAGCCGTCCGATCATCCGCCCGGGCGTCCGCGCGATCATCCGCAACGAGGAGGGCAGCGTCCTGCTGCAGTTGCGGGGCGACTTCCACATCTGGGGTCTGCCAGCCGGCGGCATGGAGATCGGCGAGACGGTCGTCGAGGCAATGCGGCGCGAGGTCTTCGAGGAGACGGGCCTGACGGTGCTGCGCGCGCGGCCGTTCGGCATCTACTCGAACCCGGCCTACACCATCACCTACCCGAACGGCGATCAGGCCCAGCCCTACGCGACGGGCTTTCTGGTGGACGAGTGGACCGGCACGCTGACCGTCGACGGCGACGAAACCCTGGAGCTGCGCTGGTTCCCCCTGGACAGCCTGCCGCCGCCAGAGCAGATCCTTCCCGCCCACCGGCGCGTCTTTGGCGACCTACAGCGCTTCTTGAACAGCGGGGAGTTCACCGTCGA